A genomic window from Bradyrhizobium lupini includes:
- the msrA gene encoding peptide-methionine (S)-S-oxide reductase MsrA, with the protein MLFMRKTTALPSAAEALPGRAQAIPTATTHFVNGAKLQPPYPAGLEQAVFGLGCFWGAERKFWELGDGVYTTAVGYAGGHTPNPTYEETCSGRTGHTEVVLVVFDPTKVSYEKLLKTFWESHNPTQGMRQGNDVGTQYRSAIYTYSDAQKKAADQSKALYQKALAAKGLGTITTEIAPAGEFYFAEDYHQQYLAKNPAGYCGLGGTGVSCPIGVGVSA; encoded by the coding sequence ATGCTGTTCATGCGCAAGACCACCGCATTGCCGAGCGCCGCGGAAGCGCTGCCGGGCCGTGCGCAAGCCATTCCGACCGCGACCACCCATTTCGTCAACGGCGCGAAGTTGCAGCCGCCTTATCCCGCCGGTCTCGAGCAGGCGGTGTTCGGGCTCGGCTGCTTCTGGGGCGCCGAGCGCAAGTTTTGGGAGCTCGGCGACGGCGTTTACACGACTGCGGTCGGCTATGCCGGCGGCCACACGCCGAACCCGACCTATGAAGAGACCTGCTCGGGCCGCACCGGTCACACCGAAGTGGTGCTGGTCGTGTTCGATCCCACCAAGGTGTCGTACGAGAAGCTATTGAAGACGTTCTGGGAGAGCCACAACCCGACGCAGGGCATGCGTCAGGGCAACGACGTCGGCACGCAGTACCGGAGCGCGATCTACACCTATTCAGACGCGCAGAAGAAAGCGGCCGATCAATCGAAGGCGCTCTATCAGAAGGCGCTTGCTGCAAAAGGTCTCGGCACCATCACCACCGAGATCGCACCCGCCGGCGAATTCTACTTTGCCGAGGACTATCATCAGCAATATCTGGCCAAGAATCCCGCCGGCTATTGCGGCCTGGGCGGCACCGGCGTGTCCTGCCCGATCGGCGTCGGTGTGAGCGCGTAA
- the rpsT gene encoding 30S ribosomal protein S20: MANTTSAKKATRKIARRTAVNKSRRTQMRGAVRNVEEAIKTGDRAAAVTALANAEPALMRAAQRNIIHKNNASRKVSRLTAQIAKLAK; the protein is encoded by the coding sequence ATGGCCAATACCACTTCCGCCAAGAAAGCGACGCGCAAGATCGCCCGCCGCACCGCTGTCAACAAGTCGCGCCGCACCCAGATGCGCGGTGCCGTACGTAACGTCGAAGAAGCGATCAAGACCGGCGACCGCGCCGCTGCCGTGACGGCGCTGGCGAATGCCGAGCCCGCCTTGATGCGCGCCGCGCAGCGAAACATCATTCACAAGAACAATGCCAGCCGCAAAGTCTCGCGGCTCACCGCGCAGATCGCCAAGCTCGCCAAGTAA
- the dnaA gene encoding chromosomal replication initiator protein DnaA, with protein sequence MTTPEQDRWSRVKSRLRSNVGEDVYTSWFARMDLEGVQDESVRLSVPTRFLKSWIQAHYAERVLSCWQAEMPEVHRIDLTVRSAVRPVVQQKEAPAPVETRRSPAPELRSTATAPVSANHDALGGSPLDPRLTFASFVVGRSNTLAHAAARQVAEGRRGDPVMFNPLYIHAGVGLGKTHLLQAVTWAGNSGNERKVLYLTAEKFMYGFVAALKTQTALAFKEALRGIDVLVIDDLQFLQGKSTQAEFCHTLNALIDAGRQVVIAADRPPSDLESLDDRVRSRLAGGLVVEMASLGEELRHGILKSRVAAARAHHATFEVPEEVLTYLARAITHNGRDLEGAINRLLAHSKLNNRPVTLEMAEHEVRDLIRPQEPKRIKIEDIQRVVARQYNVSRSDLLSSRRTANVVRPRQVAMYLAKTLTLRSLPEIGRRFGGRDHTTVLHAVRKIEALVSKDTALSDEVESLKRQLQE encoded by the coding sequence ATGACAACCCCGGAACAGGATCGCTGGTCACGCGTGAAGAGTCGGCTGCGCTCGAACGTAGGCGAGGACGTCTATACGAGCTGGTTCGCGCGCATGGATCTGGAAGGCGTCCAGGACGAGAGCGTGCGTCTGTCGGTGCCAACCCGCTTCCTGAAGAGCTGGATCCAGGCCCATTATGCCGAGCGCGTGCTGTCGTGCTGGCAGGCCGAGATGCCGGAAGTGCATCGCATCGATCTCACCGTGCGCTCGGCCGTGCGCCCCGTGGTGCAGCAGAAGGAAGCGCCCGCGCCGGTCGAAACGCGCCGCTCGCCTGCGCCGGAGCTGCGCTCGACCGCGACCGCGCCGGTCTCGGCCAATCATGATGCACTCGGCGGCTCGCCGCTCGATCCGCGCCTGACGTTTGCGAGCTTCGTCGTCGGCCGTTCCAACACGCTGGCGCATGCGGCTGCGCGTCAGGTCGCCGAGGGTCGTCGCGGCGATCCCGTCATGTTCAATCCGCTCTACATCCATGCGGGTGTCGGCCTCGGCAAGACGCATCTCTTGCAGGCGGTGACCTGGGCCGGCAATTCCGGCAACGAGCGCAAGGTGCTTTATCTCACCGCCGAGAAATTCATGTACGGCTTCGTGGCCGCGCTGAAGACGCAGACGGCGCTCGCCTTCAAGGAAGCGTTGCGCGGCATCGACGTGCTCGTGATCGACGATCTCCAGTTCCTGCAGGGCAAGTCGACCCAGGCCGAGTTCTGCCACACGCTGAACGCGCTGATCGATGCCGGCCGCCAGGTCGTGATCGCGGCCGACCGTCCGCCGTCCGACCTCGAAAGCCTCGACGACCGCGTGCGCTCGCGGCTGGCCGGCGGCCTCGTGGTCGAAATGGCCTCGCTCGGCGAGGAGCTGCGGCACGGTATTCTCAAGTCGCGCGTCGCAGCCGCCCGCGCCCATCATGCGACCTTCGAGGTGCCGGAGGAGGTGCTGACCTATCTGGCCCGCGCCATCACCCATAACGGCCGGGATCTCGAAGGCGCGATCAACCGCCTGCTCGCGCATTCGAAGCTCAACAATCGGCCGGTGACGCTGGAGATGGCGGAGCACGAGGTGCGCGACCTGATCCGGCCGCAGGAACCGAAGCGGATCAAGATCGAGGACATCCAGCGCGTGGTGGCACGGCAGTATAATGTCAGCCGCTCCGATCTCCTGTCCTCGCGCCGGACCGCCAACGTGGTCCGTCCGCGCCAGGTGGCGATGTATCTCGCCAAGACGCTGACCTTGCGATCGCTCCCCGAGATCGGCCGCCGCTTCGGTGGGCGCGACCACACCACGGTGCTGCACGCCGTGCGCAAGATCGAGGCCCTGGTTTCCAAGGACACGGCGCTGTCGGACGAGGTCGAATCGCTCAAGCGCCAGCTTCAGGAATAA